A single Symbiobacterium thermophilum IAM 14863 DNA region contains:
- a CDS encoding hemolysin family protein produces MQHWRALGLILGLVLINAFFAAGEIAVVSARPVRIRQLAEQGNPSAWALLQLMKDQSRFLATIQVGITLAGFLASASAAVGLSAGLGAALQRLGVSPAVAGSAAVVAVTLLLSYLTLVLGELVPKRIALQSPERVALLVARPVLLIARLTRPFVALLTASTNLVVRLLGGQAQPAEPGISEEELRLYVAENTGLQEAEKRMIAGVFSFGDRSVRQVMVPRTEMACLHQDAPLPEALAEVRRHGFWRYPVYREDYDDIVGMVTVKDLLRHADPQAGLRTVADVMRPAWFVPESKQALSLLKEMQAADEQLAVVVDEYGGVSGLVTMEDLLEEIIGEIAEEPSPPSAEPRELELDGGEPVDEVAEQLHIPIPRSPHYETLAGYILHHLGAIPSEGDELAVSGWRLRVVRMDGHRIDRVRAVPDAPDAPGASDRPEPPERQGMRDRASPSGPPAS; encoded by the coding sequence CCGGCGAGATCGCCGTGGTCTCTGCCCGACCGGTGCGGATCCGGCAACTGGCCGAGCAGGGGAACCCGTCCGCCTGGGCCCTGCTTCAGCTGATGAAGGACCAGAGCCGCTTCCTTGCGACCATCCAGGTGGGCATCACCCTGGCGGGCTTCCTGGCCAGCGCCTCCGCCGCGGTGGGCCTTTCGGCCGGCCTGGGAGCGGCGCTGCAGCGGCTGGGCGTCTCACCGGCCGTGGCCGGCAGCGCCGCCGTGGTCGCCGTGACGCTGCTCCTCTCCTACCTGACGCTCGTGCTGGGGGAGCTGGTGCCGAAGCGCATCGCGCTGCAGTCGCCCGAGCGGGTCGCCTTGCTGGTGGCCCGCCCGGTGCTGTTGATCGCCCGCCTGACCCGGCCGTTCGTCGCGCTCCTCACCGCGTCCACCAACCTGGTCGTGCGCCTGCTGGGCGGCCAGGCGCAGCCGGCCGAGCCGGGCATCTCGGAGGAGGAGCTGCGGCTGTACGTCGCCGAGAACACGGGGCTGCAGGAGGCGGAGAAGCGGATGATCGCCGGCGTCTTCTCCTTCGGCGACCGCAGCGTCCGCCAGGTGATGGTCCCCCGCACCGAGATGGCCTGCCTGCACCAGGACGCGCCGCTGCCGGAGGCGCTGGCGGAGGTGCGCCGCCACGGGTTCTGGCGCTATCCGGTCTACCGGGAGGACTACGACGACATCGTCGGGATGGTCACCGTGAAGGACCTGCTGCGCCACGCCGACCCACAGGCCGGTCTCCGCACGGTCGCGGACGTCATGCGCCCCGCCTGGTTCGTCCCGGAGTCCAAGCAGGCCCTGAGCCTCCTGAAGGAGATGCAGGCGGCCGACGAGCAGCTGGCCGTGGTCGTCGACGAGTACGGCGGCGTGTCCGGGCTGGTCACCATGGAGGACCTTCTCGAGGAGATCATCGGCGAGATCGCGGAGGAGCCTTCGCCGCCGTCGGCAGAGCCGCGGGAGCTGGAGCTGGACGGCGGCGAGCCGGTGGATGAGGTGGCTGAGCAGTTGCACATCCCCATTCCCCGCAGCCCCCACTACGAGACTCTGGCGGGGTACATCCTGCACCACCTGGGCGCCATCCCGTCCGAGGGCGACGAGCTGGCCGTCAGCGGGTGGCGGCTGCGGGTGGTGCGCATGGACGGGCACCGCATCGACCGGGTGAGGGCGGTGCCGGATGCGCCGGACGCTCCCGGGGCGTCGGACCGGCCGGAGCCGCCCGAGCGGCAGGGGATGCGGGACCGGGCTTCGCCCTCCGGACCGCCAGCCTCCTGA
- a CDS encoding M48 family metalloprotease, which yields MREPTLPLKGFWTLLLAVGMGLILLLLFATLEPRPLDADALNYFPASLVEEGRRFAREARVAASLRALASLGALAWLCFHPAGARLLARLEARGGDRWWRQVAWVAVGIGLVTAAVELPFAYYLGHVHERAYGLTRRSGLSWLGDHLLGLALDTVVSTLLWLALYALIRRSPRRWWAGAGLITAAYSLLLAVLYPVLLLPLFHQVRPVYDPQVLGMIRALAERAGVRVEKVAEVRVGHESSRINAMVAGIGPTKQVLLYDTLLRELTPAEVEAVLAHELSHAVHGDLFRGWALQAALDAASMGLAAWMLCAMRGVAPLGLPGPHAPRGIALLMLFFSLCNVAGGPAQAALSRRAEVRADRYALELTQNPRALVQSFQKLARANPGDVAPPPLVEFLSYSHPSIMRRIRAAEGR from the coding sequence GTGCGCGAGCCCACCCTGCCCCTGAAAGGGTTCTGGACCCTGCTGCTCGCCGTCGGCATGGGGCTGATCCTGCTGCTCCTGTTCGCCACCCTGGAACCCCGCCCGCTGGACGCGGATGCCCTTAACTACTTCCCCGCTTCCCTGGTGGAGGAGGGGCGGCGCTTCGCCCGGGAGGCCCGGGTGGCGGCCAGCCTCAGGGCGCTGGCGTCCCTGGGCGCGCTGGCGTGGCTCTGCTTCCACCCGGCGGGGGCCCGGCTGCTCGCCCGACTGGAGGCGCGCGGCGGGGACCGGTGGTGGCGGCAGGTCGCCTGGGTGGCGGTGGGGATCGGGCTCGTCACCGCCGCGGTGGAACTGCCCTTCGCCTATTACCTGGGCCATGTCCACGAGCGCGCCTACGGCCTCACCCGCCGGAGCGGCTTGAGCTGGCTGGGCGACCACCTCCTGGGGCTGGCCCTGGACACCGTCGTCTCGACGCTGCTCTGGCTGGCGCTCTACGCCCTCATCCGGCGCAGCCCCCGCCGCTGGTGGGCGGGGGCCGGCCTGATCACGGCGGCCTACAGCCTGCTGCTGGCGGTGCTGTATCCCGTGCTGCTCCTGCCCCTTTTCCACCAGGTGCGCCCCGTGTACGATCCCCAGGTCCTGGGGATGATCCGGGCCCTGGCGGAGCGGGCCGGCGTGCGGGTGGAGAAGGTGGCGGAGGTGCGGGTGGGGCACGAGTCCAGCCGGATCAACGCGATGGTGGCCGGGATCGGCCCCACCAAGCAGGTGCTGCTTTACGACACCCTGCTTCGGGAGCTGACGCCCGCGGAGGTGGAGGCCGTGCTGGCGCACGAGCTCTCCCACGCCGTGCATGGGGACCTCTTCCGGGGATGGGCCCTGCAGGCGGCACTGGACGCCGCGTCCATGGGGCTGGCGGCCTGGATGCTGTGCGCGATGCGAGGGGTCGCCCCGCTGGGGCTGCCGGGCCCGCACGCGCCGCGGGGCATCGCGCTGCTCATGCTCTTCTTCAGCCTCTGCAACGTCGCAGGCGGGCCGGCGCAGGCGGCGCTCTCCCGCCGCGCCGAGGTGCGGGCAGACAGGTACGCCCTGGAGCTCACGCAGAACCCCAGGGCGCTGGTGCAGAGTTTCCAGAAGCTGGCCCGGGCCAATCCCGGGGACGTGGCGCCGCCGCCCCTGGTGGAGTTCCTCAGCTACTCCCACCCGTCGATCATGCGGCGCATCCGGGCGGCGGAGGGGCGGTAG